One genomic region from Diabrotica undecimpunctata isolate CICGRU chromosome 9, icDiaUnde3, whole genome shotgun sequence encodes:
- the Hn gene encoding protein henna isoform X1 translates to MMGPMSQPTNIINPNEKKNVEMPMGSPPDIPKLMPGGNYIRIGKDSAHSTCIVFAPPAEEVGVLAKYLSIFKKHEVNLLHIESRPSSKTPDNYEFMVECAPTGNLGAAISDMKDISEYLQIISRDYRDNKDTVPWFPRRIRDLDRFANQILSYGAELDADHPGFTDPVYRARRKYFADIAFNYKHGQKLPHVDYTKEETETWGKVFRQLTTLYPTHACKEHNHVFPLLVENCGYRADNIPQLEDISNFLKDCTGFTLRPVAGLLSSRDFLAGLAFRVFHSTQYIRHPSKPYYTPEPDVCHELLGHVPLFADPEFAQFSQEIGLASLGAPDDYIEKLATCFWFTVEFGLCRENGELKAYGAGLLSSFGELQYALELKSEIRPFEPVKTAEQKYPITEYQPVYYVAESFEDAKEKMIRYAATIPRDFGVRYNAYTQSIEVLDSKLQVQRLVNNIASEICILTDSLRKL, encoded by the exons ATGATGGGGCCAATGTCTCAACCCACTAACATTATAAATCCTAATGAAAAGAAAAACGTGGAGATGCCGATGGGAAGTCCACCTGATATA cccAAACTAATGCCCGGCGGCAACTACATCAGAATCGGTAAGGATTCAGCGCACAGCACTTGCATCGTCTTCGCACCCCCAGCTGAAGAAGTAGGAGTTCTTGCCAAATACTTGTCGATCTTCAAGAAACATGAAGTCAATCTATTACATATTGAATCTAGACCATCTTCGAAAACTCCGGACAATTACGAATTTATGGTAGAATGTGCTCCAACTGGAAACCTTGGAGCTGCAATTTCCGACATGAAAGACATCAGCGAATACTTACAGATTATTTCTAGAGACTACAGAGATAACAAAG ATACCGTTCCATGGTTTCCAAGACGTATAAGAGATCTTGACCGTTTTGCTAACCAGATTTTATCCTATGGCGCTGAGCTAGATGCTGATCATCCTGGTTTCACTGATCCCGTCTACAGAGCACGCAGGAAGTACTTTGCTGATATTGCCTTCAATTACAA ACATGGTCAAAAACTCCCTCACGTAGATTACACCAAAGAAGAAACTGAAACATGGGGCAAAGTATTTAGACAACTGACAACTTTATATCCCACACATGCTTGCAAAGAACATAATCATGTTTTCCCCCTACTAGTCGAAAATTGCGGATACAGAGCAGACAACATTCCACAATTAGAAGACATCTCGAATTTCCTTAAAG ATTGCACTGGTTTCACGCTTAGACCTGTAGCAGGTCTGCTTTCTTCCAGAGATTTCTTAGCTGGACTAGCATTTAGAGTCTTTCACTCAACCCAATACATTAGACATCCCAGTAAACCTTACTACACACCAGAACCAGATGTTTGTCATGAGTTGTTAGGACACGTACCACTTTTTGCTGATCCAGAATTTGCACAGTTTTCACAAGAAATCGGACTAGCTTCCCTAGGAGCCCCCGATGACTACATTGAAAAGCTCGCAACC tgTTTCTGGTTCACGGTCGAATTCGGCCTCTGTAGAGAAAATGGAGAACTCAAAGCCTATGGAGCAGGTCTTCTGTCCAGTTTTGGCGAACTTCAATACGCTTTAGAACTTAAATCAGAAATCAGACCCTTCGAACCGGTTAAGACGGCGGAACAAAAGTATCCAATCACCGAGTATCAGCCTGTGTACTACGTAGCAGAAAGCTTTGAAGATGCCAAAGAAAAGATGAT acGTTATGCAGCTACCATTCCAAGAGATTTCGGAGTTCGTTACAACGCTTACACCCAAAGTATAGAAGTATTGGATTCCAAACTTCAAGTTCAAAGACTGGTTAACAATATCGCCTCCGAAATATGTATCTTGACAGATTCTCtaagaaaattgtaa
- the Hn gene encoding protein henna isoform X2: MKYTTSIDGILVDAVVDPKLMPGGNYIRIGKDSAHSTCIVFAPPAEEVGVLAKYLSIFKKHEVNLLHIESRPSSKTPDNYEFMVECAPTGNLGAAISDMKDISEYLQIISRDYRDNKDTVPWFPRRIRDLDRFANQILSYGAELDADHPGFTDPVYRARRKYFADIAFNYKHGQKLPHVDYTKEETETWGKVFRQLTTLYPTHACKEHNHVFPLLVENCGYRADNIPQLEDISNFLKDCTGFTLRPVAGLLSSRDFLAGLAFRVFHSTQYIRHPSKPYYTPEPDVCHELLGHVPLFADPEFAQFSQEIGLASLGAPDDYIEKLATCFWFTVEFGLCRENGELKAYGAGLLSSFGELQYALELKSEIRPFEPVKTAEQKYPITEYQPVYYVAESFEDAKEKMIRYAATIPRDFGVRYNAYTQSIEVLDSKLQVQRLVNNIASEICILTDSLRKL; the protein is encoded by the exons atgaaatATACTACGAGTATTGATGGGATTTTAGTGGATGCTGTAGTAGAT cccAAACTAATGCCCGGCGGCAACTACATCAGAATCGGTAAGGATTCAGCGCACAGCACTTGCATCGTCTTCGCACCCCCAGCTGAAGAAGTAGGAGTTCTTGCCAAATACTTGTCGATCTTCAAGAAACATGAAGTCAATCTATTACATATTGAATCTAGACCATCTTCGAAAACTCCGGACAATTACGAATTTATGGTAGAATGTGCTCCAACTGGAAACCTTGGAGCTGCAATTTCCGACATGAAAGACATCAGCGAATACTTACAGATTATTTCTAGAGACTACAGAGATAACAAAG ATACCGTTCCATGGTTTCCAAGACGTATAAGAGATCTTGACCGTTTTGCTAACCAGATTTTATCCTATGGCGCTGAGCTAGATGCTGATCATCCTGGTTTCACTGATCCCGTCTACAGAGCACGCAGGAAGTACTTTGCTGATATTGCCTTCAATTACAA ACATGGTCAAAAACTCCCTCACGTAGATTACACCAAAGAAGAAACTGAAACATGGGGCAAAGTATTTAGACAACTGACAACTTTATATCCCACACATGCTTGCAAAGAACATAATCATGTTTTCCCCCTACTAGTCGAAAATTGCGGATACAGAGCAGACAACATTCCACAATTAGAAGACATCTCGAATTTCCTTAAAG ATTGCACTGGTTTCACGCTTAGACCTGTAGCAGGTCTGCTTTCTTCCAGAGATTTCTTAGCTGGACTAGCATTTAGAGTCTTTCACTCAACCCAATACATTAGACATCCCAGTAAACCTTACTACACACCAGAACCAGATGTTTGTCATGAGTTGTTAGGACACGTACCACTTTTTGCTGATCCAGAATTTGCACAGTTTTCACAAGAAATCGGACTAGCTTCCCTAGGAGCCCCCGATGACTACATTGAAAAGCTCGCAACC tgTTTCTGGTTCACGGTCGAATTCGGCCTCTGTAGAGAAAATGGAGAACTCAAAGCCTATGGAGCAGGTCTTCTGTCCAGTTTTGGCGAACTTCAATACGCTTTAGAACTTAAATCAGAAATCAGACCCTTCGAACCGGTTAAGACGGCGGAACAAAAGTATCCAATCACCGAGTATCAGCCTGTGTACTACGTAGCAGAAAGCTTTGAAGATGCCAAAGAAAAGATGAT acGTTATGCAGCTACCATTCCAAGAGATTTCGGAGTTCGTTACAACGCTTACACCCAAAGTATAGAAGTATTGGATTCCAAACTTCAAGTTCAAAGACTGGTTAACAATATCGCCTCCGAAATATGTATCTTGACAGATTCTCtaagaaaattgtaa